Proteins from a genomic interval of Psychrobacter fulvigenes:
- a CDS encoding metal ABC transporter ATP-binding protein: MSLLLSALEQPPALSVSSSTPLLSLNDVSYYIGKQRLVANINIDIAVNETVSLIGPNGAGKSTLVKLILDLIQPTQGHITAHQPLQLGYVPQRFTVPPILPLRVKDLLEQADKRRLSAEQRQFIFDNLSLNHLLPRQMGHLSGGETQRVLLARALLDKPNLLILDEPMQGLDPDTEVWLYQFIDELPDFLRCAMLVVSHDLHWVMKGSRRVICLNKHICCEGQPSELAITAEFQKLFGHHYEQPYVHRHHACEHQAPSDLL, from the coding sequence ATGAGCCTTTTATTATCAGCCCTAGAACAACCACCAGCATTAAGCGTAAGCAGCAGTACACCTCTGCTCAGCTTAAATGACGTGAGTTATTATATTGGTAAGCAGCGCTTGGTCGCCAATATCAATATTGATATTGCCGTCAATGAGACTGTCAGTCTAATAGGACCAAATGGTGCAGGAAAATCGACACTGGTTAAACTCATTTTAGATTTAATCCAGCCCACGCAAGGTCATATCACTGCGCATCAGCCGCTACAGCTTGGCTATGTACCGCAGCGCTTCACTGTGCCGCCAATCTTGCCGTTAAGGGTCAAAGACCTATTAGAGCAAGCGGACAAACGGCGGTTGAGCGCTGAGCAACGGCAGTTTATTTTTGATAACTTATCCCTCAATCATCTACTGCCACGGCAAATGGGGCACTTATCAGGTGGTGAGACCCAGCGCGTGCTGCTGGCACGAGCGCTATTGGATAAGCCCAATCTGCTGATATTGGACGAGCCTATGCAAGGGCTTGATCCTGATACTGAAGTCTGGCTCTATCAATTCATCGATGAATTGCCAGATTTTTTACGCTGTGCAATGTTGGTCGTATCGCATGATTTACATTGGGTGATGAAGGGCAGCCGCCGAGTGATTTGTTTGAATAAGCATATTTGCTGCGAGGGACAACCCAGCGAGCTTGCGATCACAGCAGAGTTTCAAAAACTGTTTGGTCATCATTATGAGCAGCCCTATGTGCATAGACATCATGCCTGTGAGCATCAAGCCCCAAGTGACTTGCTGTAA
- a CDS encoding metallophosphoesterase, producing the protein MPQYPARTILSPDEQVNVLQITDMHLASIDDITDEDVASKRHCRQSFEAVIEQALSEDIRCDLILVTGDLVNEVKTSIYDYIFEVLSATNIPFACIAGNHDVTDEIDSHLPFSQRKLVAKTADKRLLSQHVIDTEYWQLLLINSAVAGKIAGEITDLDIDWLCTQLNTCDKPALIVLHHHVLPMQSEWIDAHIAENTAEFWRRMSAFKQLKVIVSGHTHQEQTRDYNGVTAYTTPSTCYQFQPYEDDFAYDKDAQPGYRWLQLANTGRVASWIKRLDT; encoded by the coding sequence ATGCCACAGTACCCTGCTCGCACTATCTTATCACCTGACGAGCAAGTGAATGTACTGCAGATCACGGACATGCATTTGGCGAGCATTGACGATATAACAGATGAAGATGTAGCATCTAAACGTCACTGTCGACAGAGCTTTGAAGCTGTTATTGAACAAGCGTTAAGTGAAGATATTCGTTGTGATTTGATTTTAGTCACTGGTGACTTAGTAAATGAAGTTAAGACCTCTATTTACGATTATATTTTCGAGGTACTCAGCGCCACAAACATCCCCTTTGCTTGCATTGCGGGTAATCATGACGTGACTGATGAAATTGATAGTCATCTTCCATTTTCTCAGCGTAAGCTCGTCGCAAAAACAGCAGATAAACGTCTTTTAAGCCAGCATGTCATTGATACTGAATACTGGCAATTGCTATTAATTAATTCCGCAGTCGCTGGCAAGATAGCAGGTGAGATTACTGACCTTGATATTGATTGGCTGTGTACGCAATTGAACACCTGTGATAAGCCAGCTCTGATAGTACTGCATCATCATGTGTTGCCGATGCAGTCAGAATGGATAGATGCCCATATCGCAGAAAACACCGCCGAGTTTTGGCGAAGGATGTCCGCATTTAAACAGTTAAAGGTCATTGTGAGTGGTCATACGCATCAAGAGCAAACGCGCGACTATAATGGCGTGACTGCCTATACTACGCCGTCAACCTGCTACCAGTTCCAGCCTTATGAAGATGACTTTGCTTATGATAAGGATGCCCAGCCTGGCTACCGTTGGTTGCAATTAGCCAACACTGGACGGGTTGCAAGTTGGATTAAGAGATTAGATACTTGA
- a CDS encoding Fur family transcriptional regulator yields the protein MISSTCEHLHDVQHFTPQDVAKRLEAAKEQSRLRGVRFTPLRQQIYTLVLQANKPVGAYDLITQLQQIRLESTDESANKQTQKNVAPPTVYRSLEFLLSEGLIHQLTSLNAYVPCCHPRAQHTAAFLICQHCQRVQECSSLPVQEMMSFAEQDIGFVVDHSVIELSGRCQNCQ from the coding sequence ATGATCTCATCTACTTGTGAACACTTACATGATGTTCAGCACTTTACGCCGCAGGATGTGGCTAAGCGTTTAGAGGCAGCAAAAGAGCAGTCTCGATTGCGTGGGGTGCGCTTTACTCCGCTACGTCAGCAGATATATACACTGGTGCTGCAAGCCAATAAACCAGTGGGTGCGTATGACTTAATCACACAGCTTCAGCAAATACGCTTAGAATCAACAGATGAGAGCGCAAACAAGCAAACGCAAAAAAACGTCGCACCACCAACGGTCTATCGCAGTTTGGAGTTTTTATTGAGCGAGGGCTTGATTCATCAGCTCACTTCACTCAATGCCTATGTTCCCTGTTGCCATCCCCGCGCACAGCATACAGCTGCATTTTTGATCTGTCAGCACTGTCAACGTGTACAGGAATGTAGTAGTTTGCCAGTACAGGAAATGATGAGCTTTGCAGAACAGGATATAGGATTTGTCGTCGATCACAGTGTCATTGAACTGAGTGGACGCTGCCAAAACTGTCAGTAG
- the ftsW gene encoding putative lipid II flippase FtsW, whose protein sequence is MALSFLSRFSQNSRSISDSDGILSWPSARAILLSSVGCMMVLSLLMVASASIPFALSRGMTELHFFENQLLYMGIGLLAAAIPYYFVPLKTLYQTETQFILLAVTGALLVATLFGTPINGSKRWLDLGVINFQVAELAKLVVVVFVADFVVRRSFEVRNGWDGFLRISLVIGLLTFLLLLQPDFGSLVVIVGTVFAIFYIAGAPYKQFVALAAVVGVLGVLAVTMVQYRLTRALSFLDPFDDIQDTDYQLARSLIAFGRGEFTGVGYGESVQKLAHLPEAHTDFLLAITGEELGFVGVSMVLILEALIIGSAMRISYNALKRRQMRMSYTAFGIGIIFIAQTIINAAMNMGAMPTKGLTMPFFSYGGSSMLISLVMVALLLKINKESPQIEKSQCRYF, encoded by the coding sequence ATGGCGCTCTCTTTTCTTTCTCGTTTTTCGCAAAATTCTCGCTCAATTTCTGACTCAGATGGTATTCTGTCTTGGCCTTCAGCCCGCGCTATATTATTGTCTAGTGTCGGTTGTATGATGGTACTCAGCTTGTTAATGGTTGCTTCTGCTTCCATTCCTTTCGCGCTCAGTCGCGGAATGACAGAGTTGCATTTCTTTGAGAACCAACTGCTATATATGGGTATTGGCTTGCTTGCTGCAGCGATACCCTATTACTTTGTACCATTAAAAACACTGTATCAAACCGAGACACAGTTTATATTATTGGCAGTGACGGGTGCGCTGCTGGTGGCAACACTCTTTGGTACGCCGATTAATGGCTCAAAACGCTGGTTAGACTTAGGAGTGATTAACTTTCAGGTTGCAGAGTTAGCGAAGCTGGTCGTTGTGGTATTTGTGGCCGACTTTGTGGTGCGACGCTCTTTTGAAGTACGTAACGGCTGGGATGGCTTTTTGCGGATCTCTTTAGTCATCGGCTTACTCACCTTTTTACTATTATTACAGCCTGATTTTGGTTCTTTAGTTGTGATTGTGGGCACAGTATTCGCGATATTTTATATTGCTGGTGCTCCGTATAAACAGTTTGTCGCACTTGCAGCCGTCGTTGGTGTATTGGGTGTGCTGGCAGTCACGATGGTGCAGTATCGCCTGACACGGGCATTATCTTTTTTAGATCCCTTTGATGATATTCAAGACACTGACTATCAGCTAGCACGCAGTTTAATTGCCTTTGGACGCGGGGAGTTTACAGGGGTGGGCTATGGCGAAAGTGTACAGAAGCTCGCGCATTTACCTGAGGCACATACAGACTTTTTATTAGCCATCACGGGTGAAGAGTTAGGATTCGTCGGTGTGTCGATGGTTCTCATATTAGAAGCACTTATCATCGGTAGCGCCATGCGCATCAGTTATAATGCGCTAAAACGCCGGCAAATGCGTATGAGCTATACTGCTTTTGGTATTGGGATTATTTTTATTGCGCAAACGATTATTAACGCGGCAATGAACATGGGTGCGATGCCAACCAAAGGTCTGACTATGCCATTCTTTAGTTATGGTGGCTCCTCGATGCTCATCAGTCTGGTGATGGTGGCATTGCTGCTCAAGATCAATAAAGAAAGCCCGCAAATAGAAAAGAGCCAGTGTCGCTACTTTTAA
- a CDS encoding metal ABC transporter permease, whose amino-acid sequence MTAWLAIIAPAWIAGSILGLLSAPLGCLVLWRRMAFFADALAHGTLLGVGLAVWWQLPMGMGIVLVSVMVVAGLVLIDDERLPIDAVLAVLAVSLLCLGLLTLTQLTDQQANVLGFLFGNLLELDWADLPLLAASILLGLGFLIYIWPAQLKLATHEALARIQGINPTKQRLFFMGVLAGFCAIALQAVGSLLISGLLVLPALTARLWSTAPRQMVIFALIIAQVGVTLGVWGSIWLDIQTGLAIVLVLAILFFAALILSKLGTQQH is encoded by the coding sequence ATGACTGCTTGGTTAGCCATCATTGCCCCTGCCTGGATTGCCGGCAGTATTTTAGGTCTATTATCAGCGCCGCTTGGCTGCTTGGTATTATGGCGACGCATGGCGTTTTTTGCTGATGCTTTAGCACATGGCACTCTACTTGGAGTCGGGCTTGCCGTCTGGTGGCAGCTACCAATGGGCATGGGTATTGTGCTCGTCAGTGTCATGGTAGTCGCAGGACTGGTTTTGATAGACGATGAGCGCCTGCCCATTGATGCCGTACTGGCAGTGCTGGCCGTTTCATTATTATGTTTGGGTCTCCTCACCTTAACCCAGTTGACTGACCAACAAGCAAATGTATTAGGCTTCTTATTTGGAAACTTACTTGAGCTTGATTGGGCTGACTTGCCACTCCTTGCTGCTAGCATACTGCTAGGCTTAGGGTTCTTAATTTATATCTGGCCTGCACAGTTAAAACTAGCAACCCATGAAGCCCTAGCCCGAATCCAAGGTATCAACCCCACCAAACAACGACTATTCTTTATGGGCGTACTAGCAGGGTTTTGCGCGATTGCCTTGCAAGCAGTTGGTAGCTTACTGATCAGTGGCTTACTGGTACTACCCGCACTCACTGCCCGTTTATGGTCAACCGCCCCCAGACAGATGGTCATCTTTGCACTCATCATCGCACAAGTAGGCGTAACCTTAGGCGTTTGGGGTAGCATTTGGCTAGATATACAGACTGGACTTGCCATTGTATTGGTGCTGGCTATCTTGTTTTTTGCCGCGCTTATCCTCTCTAAGCTCGGGACGCAGCAACATTAG
- the dksA gene encoding RNA polymerase-binding protein DksA, producing the protein MSTVTTNPSDVKFTPYVPAKDEEYMSDAQLEHFRTILLDWKSQLIGEADRTKTYIQDESSAMPDINDRATQEEEFALALRTRDRERKLIRKIDKSIAEIEGDDYGFCETCGVEIGLRRLEARPTATQCIDCKTLSEMKERQNQGHT; encoded by the coding sequence ATGAGCACTGTAACTACAAATCCAAGTGATGTTAAATTCACCCCTTATGTGCCTGCCAAAGACGAAGAATATATGTCTGATGCGCAGTTAGAGCACTTTAGAACTATTTTATTGGATTGGAAAAGCCAGCTTATTGGCGAGGCTGACCGCACTAAAACTTATATTCAAGACGAATCCAGTGCGATGCCAGATATCAATGATCGCGCCACTCAAGAAGAAGAGTTCGCCCTCGCGCTACGCACACGTGACCGTGAGCGTAAATTGATTCGTAAAATCGATAAGTCTATCGCTGAAATCGAAGGTGACGACTATGGTTTTTGTGAGACCTGCGGCGTAGAGATTGGCTTACGCCGTTTGGAAGCGCGTCCAACAGCGACTCAATGTATTGACTGCAAAACTCTGTCCGAAATGAAAGAGCGTCAAAACCAAGGTCATACCTAG
- the murD gene encoding UDP-N-acetylmuramoyl-L-alanine--D-glutamate ligase, with protein MTTLATPETLIHKGDGLQVVVGLGQSGLSAARYLSEKGYRVAVTDKQSAPALAKELPAAVEIRLFGAIDAELLQQAARIIISPGISLETDAVAAARQANIPVVSDIQLFCEACEVPIVAITGSNAKSTVTTLVGEMAADAGINVGVGGNIGVPALSLLSNSDMTLAVLELSSFQLETVTNLGAQVATVLNMSPDHLDRHGDMLGYHQAKHRIFQGAKSVVINREDALTRPLVADNLPRISTGIHAPDKGQYGLITDPDGQIYLARGTERLLSADKLLVKGRHNLLNAQAALALGELAGLPLDSMLSTLQRFTGLEHRCQYVASAAGIDYFNDSKGTNIGSTMAAIEGLGAVYAPKDGKLLLILGGQGKGQQFGELTPLINHYVSQVLCIGEDGKQIEQHLRAAELSDEVVLHQCQTLESAFATIEQLTASSLSQVKAVLLSPACASFDQYASYAARGEHFIQLVERVVGC; from the coding sequence ATGACAACCCTCGCAACACCAGAAACACTCATCCATAAAGGCGATGGTCTACAAGTGGTGGTCGGATTAGGGCAGTCAGGGTTGTCAGCTGCGCGTTATCTGAGCGAAAAAGGCTACCGAGTAGCGGTCACCGATAAGCAATCCGCACCTGCATTGGCGAAAGAGCTACCTGCAGCGGTTGAGATTCGGCTGTTCGGTGCGATTGATGCAGAGCTGCTGCAACAAGCGGCACGTATTATTATCAGCCCTGGTATCTCTTTAGAAACGGACGCTGTTGCTGCCGCACGGCAAGCTAATATTCCTGTAGTAAGCGATATTCAGCTGTTTTGTGAAGCCTGTGAGGTACCCATAGTAGCTATTACAGGCTCCAATGCCAAAAGCACCGTGACGACTTTGGTAGGAGAGATGGCTGCTGATGCCGGCATCAATGTTGGTGTTGGCGGAAATATTGGCGTGCCAGCATTGAGTCTGCTGTCTAATAGTGATATGACTTTGGCTGTGCTTGAACTATCCAGTTTTCAGTTAGAGACTGTGACCAATTTGGGTGCACAGGTGGCGACTGTTCTCAATATGTCGCCTGATCATCTGGATCGCCATGGCGATATGCTGGGTTATCATCAAGCCAAACATCGCATCTTTCAAGGTGCCAAGTCGGTAGTGATTAACCGTGAAGACGCCTTGACGCGGCCTTTGGTCGCTGACAATTTGCCGCGAATAAGCACAGGTATCCATGCTCCTGACAAAGGTCAATATGGCTTGATTACGGATCCTGACGGTCAGATTTATTTGGCGCGTGGCACAGAGCGTTTATTATCCGCTGACAAGCTGCTAGTCAAAGGCCGCCATAATCTGTTAAATGCGCAAGCGGCTCTTGCATTGGGCGAGCTTGCTGGACTGCCTCTTGATAGTATGCTTAGTACTTTACAGCGCTTTACAGGTCTTGAACATCGTTGTCAGTACGTGGCGAGCGCTGCAGGTATTGATTACTTCAATGACTCAAAGGGCACCAATATTGGTTCGACCATGGCCGCCATCGAAGGGCTAGGGGCAGTCTATGCTCCCAAAGATGGTAAGCTGCTATTGATATTAGGTGGTCAAGGCAAAGGACAGCAGTTTGGTGAGTTGACGCCTCTGATTAACCACTATGTCAGCCAAGTATTATGCATCGGTGAAGACGGCAAGCAAATTGAGCAGCATCTACGCGCTGCAGAGTTAAGCGATGAGGTGGTGCTACATCAGTGTCAAACGCTAGAGAGTGCGTTTGCAACCATTGAACAGCTTACGGCTAGTAGCTTGTCGCAAGTAAAAGCAGTGCTGCTATCACCAGCCTGTGCCAGCTTTGATCAGTATGCCAGCTACGCTGCACGTGGCGAACACTTTATTCAACTGGTCGAGCGAGTGGTTGGTTGCTAA
- a CDS encoding universal stress protein yields the protein MSNLKPDSVIACLDCPDHVQAVLDASMWASTRLQAPIGLLHAVPSLQQKAAINYSGCLNIDDESALLDNFTSHEHQGNSELKAQGRLLLHQAAAYCEQHLHKRKVYSLHRHETLSESIDYVDEMSQLIVIGHHVTCRSTLGQLIRPSLCPILVTHTTFAPPKSALFAFDNRATSHKMLNWLCKTPLVRALTIHIVMVGKENSENCDALREAYARLKQAGINCKKSLLDCRDVSAALNYYQSEHDIDLLMSGAFGQSRLRELLRGSDTEKLLGSTKTSYLLFPKT from the coding sequence ATGAGTAACTTAAAACCAGACAGTGTGATTGCTTGTTTAGATTGTCCTGATCATGTGCAAGCGGTATTGGATGCTAGCATGTGGGCGTCTACGCGCCTGCAAGCACCCATTGGGCTACTTCATGCCGTACCAAGCTTGCAACAAAAGGCCGCTATAAATTATTCAGGTTGTTTGAATATCGATGATGAAAGTGCGCTGCTGGATAACTTTACCAGTCATGAGCATCAAGGCAACTCTGAGCTCAAGGCGCAAGGTCGACTGCTCTTACATCAAGCAGCAGCCTATTGTGAGCAACATTTGCACAAGCGCAAGGTCTACAGCCTGCATCGACATGAAACCCTGAGCGAGAGCATTGATTATGTCGATGAAATGTCACAGCTCATTGTCATTGGCCATCATGTCACCTGCAGATCTACGTTGGGTCAACTCATACGCCCAAGTCTGTGCCCTATTTTGGTGACTCACACAACATTTGCGCCCCCAAAGAGTGCACTATTTGCTTTTGATAACCGTGCTACCTCCCACAAAATGTTGAATTGGTTATGTAAGACGCCACTTGTACGCGCGTTAACCATTCATATCGTCATGGTTGGTAAAGAAAACTCTGAAAACTGCGACGCGCTGCGTGAAGCTTATGCCCGCCTCAAGCAAGCAGGTATCAATTGCAAAAAATCCTTACTAGACTGCCGCGATGTTAGCGCTGCCTTAAACTACTATCAAAGCGAGCACGACATCGACCTTCTGATGTCAGGTGCCTTTGGTCAATCACGGCTACGTGAGCTGCTGCGAGGCAGCGACACTGAAAAGCTATTGGGTAGCACCAAAACCTCTTATCTACTGTTTCCTAAAACTTAA
- the gluQRS gene encoding tRNA glutamyl-Q(34) synthetase GluQRS, with protein MNSLNINTNHSLQSIRPVGRFAPSPTGELHLGSLTTALASFCHIKSLGGKWLLRIEDTDTERCDRQFSEQILMDLKAISLHWDDDVIYQSERIDIYNDYLSSQLAPLTYGCQCSRKSLAQYWKRHAILENANSHSSSKNPADTQRYPRCCIDANLDKNKHKQRIQLPDYAIGFMDGIQGMQWHNPQQSLGDMVVRRQDGMINYILAASIDDGLQQVSHIMRGLDILPMTTAQISIMHAANLPAIDYWYHLPLIRNPDGQKLSKQNLAQPIDTSRPSELIATALQLLQQPTVEMDTPARMLEQAIEQWDNTPLQNKLSLTIASS; from the coding sequence TTGAATTCATTAAATATCAATACAAATCACTCACTCCAGTCTATACGTCCTGTAGGCCGCTTCGCTCCTTCGCCGACGGGCGAGCTGCACCTTGGCTCACTGACCACAGCGCTGGCAAGCTTTTGTCATATCAAATCCTTGGGTGGTAAGTGGCTATTGCGTATCGAAGATACCGATACTGAACGCTGTGACCGACAGTTCAGTGAACAAATTCTAATGGATTTAAAAGCGATCAGTTTACACTGGGATGATGATGTCATTTACCAGTCTGAGCGTATCGATATCTATAATGACTATCTATCATCACAGCTTGCACCATTAACCTACGGCTGCCAGTGCTCGCGTAAAAGCTTGGCACAATACTGGAAACGGCATGCTATATTAGAAAATGCTAACTCGCATAGTAGCAGCAAAAATCCTGCTGATACGCAGCGTTATCCTCGCTGCTGTATAGATGCCAACCTTGATAAAAATAAGCATAAGCAGCGTATCCAACTGCCTGATTACGCCATAGGTTTTATGGATGGTATCCAAGGCATGCAATGGCATAATCCACAGCAGAGCTTGGGTGACATGGTGGTACGCCGCCAAGATGGGATGATCAACTATATTTTGGCAGCAAGTATCGATGATGGGCTACAACAGGTCAGCCATATCATGCGTGGGTTAGACATCTTACCGATGACCACTGCTCAAATCAGCATCATGCATGCAGCTAATCTGCCTGCAATAGACTACTGGTACCATTTGCCACTGATACGCAACCCTGATGGGCAAAAGCTCTCTAAACAAAACCTAGCTCAGCCCATCGATACAAGTAGGCCCAGCGAGCTTATTGCCACCGCTTTGCAATTACTGCAGCAACCCACCGTTGAGATGGATACGCCAGCACGTATGCTAGAGCAAGCTATTGAACAGTGGGATAATACCCCTTTACAAAATAAGCTGTCTTTAACTATAGCCAGCTCCTAA